One Nonomuraea angiospora DNA segment encodes these proteins:
- a CDS encoding ATP-binding cassette domain-containing protein → MTPLLEVRGIDKSFGPVKVLHKVEFEAYAGEVTALVGDNGAGKSTLVKCIGGIYPIDAGDILFDGRQVHVHSPRDAGELGIEIVYQDLALCDNLDIVQNMFLGRERKNGFLLDEDSMEELAEKTLSGLSVRTVKSIRQQVSSLSGGQRQTVAIAKAVLWNSKVVILDEPTAALGVAQTAQVLELVRRLADTGLAVVLISHNMNDVFAVSDRIAALYLGRMAAQVKTADVTHAQVVELITSGRSGELGLKNGVTP, encoded by the coding sequence ATGACCCCCCTCCTTGAAGTGCGCGGGATCGACAAGAGCTTCGGCCCGGTGAAGGTGCTGCACAAGGTCGAGTTCGAGGCGTACGCCGGCGAGGTGACGGCCCTGGTCGGAGACAACGGCGCGGGCAAGTCGACGCTGGTCAAGTGCATCGGCGGCATCTACCCGATCGACGCCGGCGACATCCTGTTCGACGGCAGGCAGGTGCACGTCCACAGCCCCCGCGACGCGGGCGAGCTCGGGATCGAGATCGTGTACCAGGACCTGGCCCTGTGCGACAACCTCGACATCGTCCAGAACATGTTCCTCGGCAGGGAGCGCAAGAACGGGTTCCTGCTCGACGAGGACAGCATGGAGGAGCTGGCCGAGAAGACCCTCAGCGGCCTGTCCGTACGCACGGTGAAGTCCATCAGGCAGCAGGTCTCCAGCCTGTCCGGCGGGCAGCGGCAGACCGTGGCCATCGCCAAGGCCGTGCTGTGGAACAGCAAGGTCGTCATCCTCGACGAGCCGACCGCGGCGCTGGGCGTGGCCCAGACCGCGCAGGTGCTGGAGCTGGTGCGCAGGCTGGCCGACACCGGCCTGGCCGTCGTGCTCATCTCGCACAACATGAACGACGTCTTCGCCGTCTCCGACCGGATCGCGGCGCTCTACCTCGGCAGGATGGCCGCCCAGGTCAAGACCGCCGACGTGACCCACGCCCAGGTCGTCGAACTGATCACCTCAGGCCGCAGCGGGGAACTCGGCCTCAAGAACGGGGTCACCCCATGA
- a CDS encoding neutral zinc metallopeptidase, which produces MRISLLAGMVAGLLLFSGHFSGPAWAASRIAQAGLLGDMGGDVVAQTCEVPEIRPGSVASLKAFYRAMAACADRFWAERFAQARLPYAPPEVTITTGSDSVCGEITSNGAQYCPEQRTIAIRIMRHDLRDPFRMNIAHSVAHEWGHHVQQLIGVLDAQNALFSQASDSARALLSHRLEMQAECFAGVLYSATLESIKPGIEWDDWIDAVRRADESEIHGKPRNLAFWQERGYRGGATGFCNTWTAARSKVG; this is translated from the coding sequence GTGCGCATATCCCTCTTAGCGGGCATGGTCGCGGGTTTGCTGCTGTTCTCCGGGCATTTTTCCGGGCCGGCCTGGGCGGCGTCGCGTATCGCGCAGGCCGGCCTCCTGGGGGACATGGGCGGGGACGTGGTCGCGCAGACCTGCGAGGTCCCGGAGATCCGTCCGGGCAGCGTCGCCTCGCTCAAGGCGTTCTACCGGGCGATGGCCGCGTGCGCCGACCGCTTCTGGGCCGAACGGTTCGCGCAGGCCCGGCTGCCGTACGCGCCGCCCGAGGTCACGATCACGACGGGGAGCGACTCCGTCTGCGGGGAGATCACCAGCAACGGCGCGCAGTACTGCCCCGAGCAGCGCACGATCGCCATCCGGATCATGAGGCACGACCTGCGCGACCCCTTCAGGATGAACATCGCGCACTCCGTCGCCCACGAGTGGGGACATCACGTGCAGCAGCTCATCGGGGTGCTGGACGCGCAGAACGCGCTGTTCTCGCAGGCGTCCGACAGCGCGCGGGCCCTGCTGAGCCACCGGCTGGAGATGCAGGCCGAGTGCTTCGCCGGCGTCCTGTACAGCGCCACGCTGGAGTCGATCAAGCCGGGGATCGAATGGGACGACTGGATCGACGCGGTGCGCAGGGCCGACGAGAGCGAGATCCACGGCAAGCCCCGCAACCTCGCCTTCTGGCAGGAGCGCGGCTACCGCGGCGGGGCCACGGGCTTCTGCAACACCTGGACGGCCGCCAGGTCGAAGGTCGGCTGA
- a CDS encoding sugar ABC transporter substrate-binding protein: MRKGILSLTAAAATLALGLTACGGDGGQTTTATSSASAPAAAKAGKIGVILPDSKSSARWETADRKYLEEAFKAAGVQYDIQNAQNDKTAFQTIADQMITNGATVLMIVNLDSGSGKAVIEKAKSQGVATIDYDRLTLGGGAAYYVSFDNTKVGTLQGEGLSKCLTDKKASKPIVAYLNGSPTDNNATLFKQGYDGVLKPKFDSGEYVKGPDQAVPDWDNTQAGTIFEQMLTQQPKIAGVLAANDGLGNAAITVLKKQNLNGKVPVTGQDATVQGLQNILAGDQCMTVYKAVKKEADAGAKLAVALAKGEKPTASGSVKDPESGQDVPSELLEPQAIYLDNVKDVVADGYVTKEELCTGDFAKKCTDAGIQ; the protein is encoded by the coding sequence ATGCGCAAGGGGATCCTCAGCCTGACCGCCGCGGCAGCCACGCTCGCCCTCGGTCTCACCGCCTGCGGGGGCGACGGCGGACAGACCACGACGGCGACCTCGTCGGCCTCAGCCCCAGCGGCGGCGAAGGCCGGGAAGATCGGCGTCATCCTGCCGGACAGCAAGTCCTCGGCCCGGTGGGAGACGGCGGACCGCAAGTACCTCGAAGAGGCGTTCAAGGCCGCCGGCGTTCAGTACGACATCCAGAACGCCCAGAACGACAAGACGGCCTTCCAGACCATCGCCGACCAGATGATCACCAACGGCGCCACCGTCCTGATGATCGTGAACCTGGACAGCGGCAGCGGCAAGGCGGTCATCGAAAAGGCCAAGTCCCAGGGCGTGGCCACGATCGACTACGACCGGCTGACGCTCGGCGGCGGCGCCGCCTACTACGTCAGCTTCGACAACACCAAGGTCGGCACCCTGCAGGGCGAGGGCCTGAGCAAGTGCCTGACCGACAAGAAGGCCAGCAAGCCCATCGTGGCCTACCTGAACGGCTCGCCGACGGACAACAACGCCACCCTGTTCAAGCAGGGGTACGACGGCGTGCTCAAGCCCAAGTTCGACTCCGGCGAGTACGTCAAGGGGCCCGACCAGGCCGTGCCCGACTGGGACAACACCCAGGCAGGCACGATCTTCGAGCAGATGCTCACCCAGCAGCCGAAGATCGCCGGCGTGCTGGCCGCCAACGACGGCCTCGGCAACGCCGCCATCACCGTGCTGAAGAAGCAGAACCTCAACGGCAAGGTGCCGGTCACCGGCCAGGACGCCACCGTCCAGGGCCTGCAGAACATCCTCGCCGGCGACCAGTGCATGACCGTCTACAAGGCCGTCAAGAAGGAGGCCGACGCCGGGGCCAAGCTCGCGGTGGCGCTGGCCAAGGGCGAGAAGCCCACGGCGAGCGGCAGCGTCAAGGACCCCGAGAGCGGTCAGGACGTCCCCTCCGAGCTGCTCGAGCCGCAGGCCATCTACCTCGACAACGTCAAGGACGTGGTGGCCGACGGTTACGTGACCAAGGAGGAACTGTGCACGGGTGACTTCGCCAAGAAGTGCACCGACGCAGGCATTCAATAG
- a CDS encoding sugar ABC transporter permease — translation MSKVKELPGEAIAAATQSPSIGNSFLAYVERVRGGDMGALPAVLGLVVLCTVFAVARPAFVTSINFANLFTQGAAITLIAMGLVFVLLLGEIDLSAGFASGVCAAVLAVSLTSLGLPWYVCALAAVVTGVIIGVVLGTLVAKVGIPSFVVTLAAFLAFQGLVLVLVQEGTNISIRDDVIVAIANKNLPPWLGWALYAACVVVFAAVQLLRARKRTKRGLVADPMSLIAARVGALAVLAGLAVYVLNLERSRNPALVSLTGVPIVVPIILALLVAWTLVLRRTAFGRHLYAVGGNTEAARRAGIPVDRIKISAFVICSSMAAIGGIVAASRASSVDPNTGGSSVLLYAVGAAVIGGTSLFGGKGRVLDAVLGGAVVAVIENGMGLMGYGASVKYLVTGSVLLLAAGVDALARKRASAAGLR, via the coding sequence ATGAGCAAGGTCAAAGAACTCCCCGGCGAGGCCATCGCCGCCGCGACGCAGTCGCCGTCGATCGGCAACAGCTTCCTCGCCTACGTCGAGCGCGTGCGCGGCGGGGACATGGGCGCGCTGCCCGCCGTGCTGGGACTCGTGGTGCTCTGCACGGTCTTCGCCGTCGCCCGCCCCGCCTTCGTCACCTCGATCAACTTCGCCAACCTGTTCACCCAGGGCGCCGCGATCACGCTGATCGCGATGGGCCTGGTGTTCGTGCTGCTGCTCGGCGAGATCGACCTGTCCGCCGGCTTCGCCAGCGGCGTGTGCGCGGCGGTGCTCGCCGTCTCGCTCACCAGCCTGGGCCTGCCCTGGTACGTGTGCGCGCTGGCCGCCGTCGTCACCGGCGTGATCATCGGCGTGGTGCTCGGCACGCTCGTCGCCAAGGTCGGGATCCCGTCGTTCGTGGTCACGCTGGCCGCCTTCCTGGCCTTCCAGGGCCTGGTCCTGGTGCTGGTCCAGGAGGGCACGAACATCTCGATCCGGGACGACGTGATCGTCGCCATCGCCAACAAGAACCTGCCGCCCTGGCTGGGCTGGGCGCTCTACGCGGCCTGCGTGGTGGTCTTCGCCGCCGTCCAGCTCCTGCGGGCCAGGAAGCGCACCAAGCGCGGGCTGGTCGCCGACCCGATGTCGCTGATCGCCGCCCGCGTGGGCGCGCTGGCGGTGCTGGCCGGGCTCGCCGTCTACGTGCTCAACCTGGAGCGCAGCCGCAACCCGGCGCTGGTCTCGCTCACCGGCGTGCCGATCGTGGTGCCGATCATCCTGGCGCTGCTGGTCGCGTGGACCCTGGTGCTGCGCCGTACCGCGTTCGGACGCCACCTCTACGCGGTCGGCGGCAACACCGAGGCCGCCCGCCGGGCCGGCATCCCGGTCGACCGGATCAAGATCAGCGCGTTCGTGATCTGCTCCTCGATGGCCGCGATCGGCGGGATCGTGGCCGCGTCCAGGGCCAGCTCGGTCGACCCGAACACGGGCGGAAGCTCCGTCCTGCTGTACGCGGTCGGCGCGGCGGTCATCGGCGGCACGAGCCTGTTCGGCGGCAAGGGCAGGGTGCTGGACGCCGTGCTCGGCGGCGCCGTGGTGGCCGTCATCGAGAACGGCATGGGTCTGATGGGGTATGGGGCCAGTGTGAAGTACCTGGTCACGGGGTCCGTCCTGCTGCTCGCCGCGGGCGTGGACGCCCTGGCCCGCAAACGGGCGTCGGCCGCTGGTCTAAGGTGA
- a CDS encoding ROK family transcriptional regulator has product MRAGPSQEDIRRHNLGALLRHVHLGGPISRAELTSRMGLNRSTIMALTSDLTAAGLVREELPRETGRAGRPSLVVRPESARVYVFAFDVGPDRLAVARVGLGGVILDRRETARERGKFELDELTGVLAGFARQMRRKTRDDTVCVGAAAAVSGGVRKADGVVRFSPNLLAEEIPFGEELGRRLGLGLPVSVGNDANLAALAEHSRGVGAVVRDLIYLHGDVGIGGGIIAGGHLLGGHDGYGGEVGHMVVNPGGRACGCGSHGCLEAEVGERALLEAAGRIGPGQHGRDAVRAVVEAADRGDIGAQDALKKVGDWLGLGVANLVNIFNPEMVIFGGILREIYLGSAARVRSQLALHAMAPQRERLRLRTASLGDAAPLVGAAELAFANVLADPLEVLARATA; this is encoded by the coding sequence ATGCGTGCCGGCCCCTCCCAAGAGGACATCAGGCGCCACAATCTCGGCGCGCTGCTTCGCCATGTCCATCTGGGCGGGCCGATCTCGCGCGCCGAGCTGACCTCGAGGATGGGGCTCAACCGCAGCACGATCATGGCGCTGACCTCGGACCTCACCGCGGCCGGGCTGGTGCGCGAGGAGTTGCCCCGCGAGACCGGCCGCGCGGGGCGGCCCTCGCTCGTGGTGCGGCCGGAGTCGGCCCGGGTCTACGTGTTCGCGTTCGACGTGGGCCCCGACCGGCTGGCGGTGGCGCGCGTGGGGCTGGGCGGGGTGATCCTCGACCGCCGTGAGACGGCCCGCGAGCGCGGGAAGTTCGAGCTGGACGAGCTGACCGGGGTGCTGGCCGGCTTCGCCAGGCAGATGCGGCGCAAGACCAGGGACGACACCGTCTGCGTGGGCGCGGCGGCGGCCGTGTCCGGCGGCGTGCGCAAGGCCGACGGCGTGGTGCGGTTCTCGCCCAACCTGCTGGCCGAGGAGATCCCGTTCGGCGAGGAGCTGGGCCGCCGGCTCGGCCTCGGGTTGCCGGTCAGCGTGGGCAACGACGCCAACCTGGCCGCCCTCGCCGAGCACAGCCGGGGCGTCGGCGCCGTCGTCAGGGACCTCATCTACCTGCACGGCGACGTCGGCATCGGCGGCGGCATCATCGCGGGCGGCCATCTGCTCGGCGGCCACGACGGCTACGGCGGCGAGGTCGGCCACATGGTCGTCAACCCCGGCGGGCGCGCCTGCGGCTGCGGGTCCCACGGGTGCCTGGAGGCGGAGGTGGGGGAGCGGGCGCTGCTGGAGGCCGCGGGCCGCATCGGCCCCGGGCAGCACGGGCGCGACGCGGTGCGCGCCGTGGTGGAGGCCGCCGACCGGGGGGACATCGGGGCGCAGGACGCGCTCAAGAAGGTCGGCGACTGGCTCGGCCTCGGCGTCGCGAACCTGGTCAACATCTTCAACCCCGAAATGGTCATCTTCGGGGGCATCCTCCGCGAGATCTACCTGGGGTCCGCCGCGCGGGTGCGCAGCCAGCTCGCCCTGCACGCGATGGCGCCGCAGCGGGAGCGGCTGAGGCTGCGCACGGCCTCGCTCGGGGACGCCGCCCCGCTGGTGGGCGCGGCCGAGCTGGCCTTCGCCAACGTCCTGGCCGACCCCCTGGAGGTCCTCGCCCGGGCCACCGCCTAG